The Citrus sinensis cultivar Valencia sweet orange chromosome 4, DVS_A1.0, whole genome shotgun sequence DNA segment CTTTTGTTGGTTTAAACCAGAATGTGAAGGGTGGTCTAGATGAGCGTCCTCAAGGTAAGAAGCACAAGGCCAAGGTAGCAAGACTAAGAGATAGGAAAATGTGCAGTAACTCCACTTCTTCTACGTCAAAAAAATCTACAGAAAGCACAGGTGTTGCTGGCCAAAAAAGGAAGACTAAAGTACAAGAGGAATCAGTTAAAGCTACTGAAAGTGTTGTCGGTTTAAACCAGAATGTGAAGGGTGGTCTAGATGAGCGTCCTCAAGGTAAGAAGCACAAGGCCAAGGTAGCAAGACTACTTagagataataaaatgtgCTCTAACTCCACTTCTTCTACGTCCAAAAAATCTACGGAAAGCAGAGGTGGTGCTGGCCAAAAAATGAAGACTAAAGTACAAGAGGAATCAGCTAAAGCTACTAAAACTGTTGTCGGTTCAAACCAGAAAGTGAAGGGTGGTCTAGATGAGCATCTTCAAGGTAAGAAGCACAAGGCCAAGGAAGAAGAATTACTTGGAGCTCAGAAGTGGACAAAAAAATCTACAGAAAGCAGAGATATTGCCGGCCAAGAAATGAAGACTAAAGTGGAAGAGAAATCCGTTAAAGCTAATAAAACTGTTGTTGGTTCAGACCAGAAAGGGGAGGGTGGTCAAGCCCAGCAGGTTAAGCTTTATCCCAATCTTTGTGGATCAAAGCAGGAAGCTGCCACACTACCAGCAGATTCTGGAAAGCCCTGTTCAACGGGTTCAAAGAAACCCATGCATTGGAGTTGTGCCCTCTGTCAGGTCAGTTCTACTAGCAAGAGAAATCTAGATGAGCATCTTCGTGGCAAGAAGCACAAGGCCAAGGAAGAAGAACTGCTTGGAGATCAgaagtggaaaaaaaaatctagagaAAGCAGAGATATTACTGGCCAAGAAATAAAGACTAAAGTAGAAGAGGAATCCGTTAAAGCTAATAAAACTGTTGTTGGTTCGGACCAGAAAGGAGAGGGTGGTCAAGCCCAGCAGGTTAAGCCCTATCCCAATCTTTGTGGATCAAATCAGGAAGCTGCCACGCTACCAGCAGATTCTGGAAAGCCCTGTTCAACGGGTTCAAAGAAACCCATGCATTGGAGTTGTGCCCTCTGTCGGGTCAGTTCTACTAGCAAGAGAGATCTAGATGAGCATCTTCGTGGTAAGAAGCACGAGGCCAAGGAAGAAGAACTGCTTGGAGGTCAGAAGTGGACAAAAAAATCTACAGAAAGCATAGATAGTGCTGGCCAAGAAATGAAGACTAAAGTAGAAGAGGAATCTGTTAAAGCTAACAAAACTGTTGTTGGTTCGGACCAGAAAGGAGAGGGTGGTCAAGCCCAGCAGGTTAAGCCCTATCCCAATCTTTGTGGATCAAAGCAGGAAGCTGCCACACTACCAGCAGATTCTGGAAAGCCCTGTTCAACGGGTTCAAAGAAACCCATGCATTGGAGTTGTGCCCTCTGTCAGGTCAGTTCTACTAGCAAGAGAGATCTAGATGAGCATCTTCGTGGTAAGAAGCACAAGGCCAAGGAAGAAGAACTACTTGGAGCTCAGAAGTGGACAAAAAAATCTACAGAAAGCAGAGATATTGCTGGCCAAGAAATGAAGACTAAAGTGGAAGAGAAATCCGTTAAAGCtaataaaattgttgttgGTTCGGACCAGAAAGGGGAGGGTGGTCAAGCCCAGCAGGTTAAGCCCTATCCCAATCTTTGTGGATCAAAGCAGGAAGCTACCACATTACCAGCAGATTCTGGAAAGCCCTGTTCAACGGGTTCAAAGAAACCCATGCATTGGAGTTGTGCCCTCTGTCAGGTCAGTTCTACTAGCAAGAGAAATCTAGATGAGCATCTTCGTGGTAAGAAGCACAAGGCCAAGGAAGAAGGACTAGAAAGGGAGAAGAAACACATGGCTCGGTCTAATGAAtctaagaaaaatgatgaagCCGTCTCCCTCACCACCAGCACAACAATTGTGACACCATTAGAGCCTACTGAGAaggttgaagatgaagatgtagTGGCCAAAGAATCAAATGAAGAAACAGTGGAcggtgttattgagaatgctGAAGATGAAGAGGTGGTGGTCTATAGAGGAAGACAAAGTGGGCCTGACGCAGCAGACTCCTTGTTATGCTGAAGGTAAATCTGTAACTTTATTTTGCCCTTTCACTTCATTTTGAATGTCTTAAACCAGCTGCACCTCACTTTATCATTTGAAAACTCGGaaatcacaataataaattaagttaattctTCCATCTCTTTGTATATGGATTTGAAGGAACCAATTGATGAAGCCTATAAATTCAAGCAACAATAGTGTAATGGGGATCATTCGCTGTTCTCTACTATCCAGTCTTGGTAAACAGCTCAAAAAATGAAGTGGAGATACTATTAGATCTACTCTCTATGAAAGTGCTTCAGACATGCATGTTTGTCACTACGATGCTGTCATAGTCTCATAGAGCTGATTCTTCACAATTCAGATATTCACTCAtgaattctttgaaatttagaGCTTTTCTCCATAGCTACCTCATTAGAAAACAAGTCATGACATAAGACTTATCGACTCAAAGCAGAATTTTCTAGATCAGGACCTAACATCAGTTTATCTTGTGCTGGCAGGTAGTTGATTGGATATCACTATCCCCAACTTGTGCAGAAGCTTCCTGACCTTTGTATGTCATCAGCAGTGGGTGCTGGATGTTTGATCAGATCGGCTAAATTATGAACTTATTGTGTATATTTGTGTCAATATGTACAAAGGAAGGGGGtaaaaaactaatatattaaataacacGGCATAAAAAACCTCCTCCTAAACAAAATATGTAtctattttgtaaaatgagtTAATAATTAGTATGAGAATTTACTCTTTCAACTCGTAGAGATACAACCTTAATATGCTGGTTAATTCAGCTCATTGAGAGCGAGACAATTAGacaaacattatttttgtcaGAGAGAACTGCAAAAGTACTAGCTTTACCAGAGAGATTAATGTTGCCGTTTGCACTTTGCAGGAACATTTGTTTAGTTGCAACTCAATATTGGTTGCGAACGCAAGCATGAAAATGCTACCGTTGAAACAAGATAGATATCCTGCCTAATCATTTGATCTACCAGAGGTGAGAGGCGTGTGTCCAGCAAATCAATCAGCTTTATATTTGTATCCAATGATGAAGATGACAATGAGAGGAGCTCTCCTGCATGCTTTCCCACTAGTGCTTCTAGTGCCACTACCTTAAAGTTACAAACATCACATTTCTCTGTCACAACCATAGTGTAGGCAAGTTCTTTATTAGGGTTGGTAATAAACTCCGAATTCACCTCGAATCCGCAAAGATCCAGAAGATCCAGATCTGGAAAAATCTAAATCCACATGTTAAAAAATACGGATCCATATCTTAAAAATCAAGATCCGTGCGGATTGCATCCAGAAAATCAGATATCTGGATCcgcattattttataattaaattatttatttaattaaatttcaattgaaaaatatataaattaaattatttatttaaatgtataagCATAATTAACTCTCTAATCTTCATTAactatgaaaaatatgtttaaaaactaataataacaataataattagagaatattataataaatcgatttaccttaatttttttttaattttttatgtttgattcaTGTTGTGAAGTTATTGTTTGTGAATTTATGGTGTtgttatatgttatttatgttgaattgatgttaaattgttgattgttaaatcgtaattgaattttatttaatattattatgtaaattattaaatttaaaattatatttaaatttattatgcGGATCCGGATATCCGGAATATCTGTTTGTAATCCATGCGGATATTATCCGTATTCAGATCCGCAAATTTTTTTGCGGATCcgaatgtcaaaattttaatctgGATCTGAATTTTACCATCCCCATTCTatatgaaaacaaaagcatTTATTAGTAATgtttttttaagtaataacAAGAtcaatttgtttatatttttgagCTTCCGCAACAACTTATGACAGAGAAACTTATCTTATTAGTTAGAGGGAAAATGATATATACAATTCTTAAATTCAGGAAAATGGTCAAAAACACCTCTAAGTTTTCAAAAAGGGGtattagaatttcttttttattataataccTTTTACCTATATtatcctaaaaaaattaactctaatatttcataataaacataaatataacattaaaataaacataataatatatacattttaatatttgaaaaatattttaatattttacaatctataagacatattttattatattaaagtaaatttgataataaattggaatcataatattaaaataaatatattaaaatttaaattatcttcaatattatgtaaaataataattttaacattattagcatgtcaaattttttttaaattgtaaaatgtatttaatgcaaatatttatttaaaatctctacaataaaatatactattaaaataaatataataatttacatatttaaatttattaaaatattttaatattttaatattgccAGTCCACTGAATAGATTATAttctttatataatattttatatttgtattaattaaaaattttaaagtctaTTTCATTGAGATAATAGAGATAAAGGGTATAATGGTTATAAAAGGGGGTCCTAGTATCTCTTTTTGAAAACTTGAGGTGTTGATGactattttatcaaatttttgggGTTTAGATGTTCTTTTTCGTTAGTTATAACGGATATCGAGAGTAGGGGCGGAGGGTGCTTATGACTAGAGTGAGCCATGTCGCctatagattttaaattttattttttgaaatttcaaggaaatattagaaattaggtataaaaatatgatttggCCCTAAcacaattaatttgtaaactTTATATATTGGATGaaactgtaattttatgtttttccaAATAAAGTCAAAGTGACCCAATTGTTGATCTTTATTTtgctaatgatttttttattccaaCAAAATAGGAAACAactttttaaaagtttgataTGAGCTTTGCTTTGTTTattgcattttcattttatttttttttacttgtaacAATAGCTGCAATTATCaatcaaaattccaaaatcaaATTACTATGGTTACAAGCAAAAATCTTAAGTTCCCTACAACTACACCacagttataaatttttaaaaaaatcaaaaatcaatcatctatttatttaaagttttaactTGGCCCCCCAAGATTTAGTCCAAGGTCCACCCCTGatttaaagtatttaaaaatgCTATGAGAATTTCGTTTACCTGGCCCTGCTGTCCAtctttatgataaaaaaattctacaaAAACTTGGACAGTTGGTGGGGACGATGATCAAAATTGATGCGAATACAACATCCTCTATGCGAGAATGTTTTGCTCGAATTGCAGTGACCATCTCTTTGGCCAAGCCTTTAGTGTCTCAGTTTGAGTTGGATGGGAAGGTGCAGAAGGTGGAATATGAGGGGCTGCCAGTGATCTGTTTTATGTGTGGAAGGTATGGACACAGTAGCAATATTTGCAAGGCAGCCGATATAGCAAATGATGCTGAAAAGGCTTCCCAGCCTGCTATGCAGCGTCAGACAGCCCCCGCTCATCAGGATGGTGGCTGTCACGATGCTAGTACTATTGAACCTTTTGGCCCCTGGATGATTGCTACgagaaaaggaagaaaaactaataatggCAAGGAGAATAGCAGTGAGCCAAATCGAAATCGTGAGCCTTTTGGGGCTAACACTACAAGGTTCCACATTCTAGCTCAGGTCCCAGAGGAGCGTGAGGAGCCTGCCCCTGCAATGTTTCCAGACATCCCTTCCACTTCACGACAACCAACCTTGCCTATTCTAAATCCTACTTTTGCCGCCTATAAAGAGACCATAATAAGGACCTCAACAAGAAGCAAGCTTCATAATAAGGCTGCTGGTACAAAAACTCAGAATCGGAGACCACCAACCCCAATGAATCCAATCCAAAACCCTTTCCCGTCGAGCGCTCTAAATATGAGAGAGAAGGAGGTGAACTTCCTATCCCATGCAAACCCTAATTCTAACCCTTTTGTTACTTCACCGACAGCACCTAGTAACCACCAAGTCTCCCATCTTGCTACCACTTTAGACCTAACGAGGCATACTGTGGTCTTTTGCTCGCCACAAACCTCGCCCCCGGGGATTGTAAGAGATGAGGGCATGGAGTATAGAACTCGGCAAGAACCGGACCCTTAGCATATGGATGACCCGCCAGATGTTCATACCACACCATGTGTAAATGAAGTTGCGACTGCCCAAACACAACCAGTACAGCCCTTGAGTAGTGTTGAAGCGGCTGGAATGTCTAATGATGAAGACTCGATGGTCCAAGAAACGCTTATGGCGTCGATGGATGATATTAATGGTCAGCAATACTAAGGTTTCTGTCAtcttttaatgttatttgttAAGATGTCAATAAGCATAATGTACTGGAACGTTCAAGGGGCGGCCTCGTCTAATTTTCGCCGTGCTTTTAGGAATATTGTTAACAATTATAAGCCTTCGTTGGTAGTTTTGATTAGGGATGGCAGTTTTTTCCGGACCCGGACGAACCCGGACAATCCGGTCCGGGTTTAACCCGTATCGGAGTACGATAAAATCCAGATCcgaaattatttttctgaaCCCGGATATATCCGGGTCCGGATGCGGGTTTGAGTTAACCCGTATATCtggaacccggacccggatatattatttttattattttttattatatttaatataaatagtaaCATTagaaaaacacacacacaacacaCAACACACAACACACAAGTGCCCTAATTTCACTCGTATATCGCAGCCACCGTAGCCCAAAATCAGAGCcaaccattttctttctcttcaaatCGTCTCCTCATCAACTCAAATCATTGTTCTTCGCTACCGTCACAGCtcttttcatcatcatcatcatcgttaGTTGCCGTATTTCAAGGGAAGACGAACCTTCATCAGCTTGTGGAGAAAACAGCACTGATACGGAAATTGAACTGATTTGCAAAATTGCCAGCAAAACTACTCAGACTgggaaagaaatgaaagagTTATACTTTCTTCCTCACGTGTTGTTTTATGTGTTTCTCCTGCTGGAAAACTTTTCCTACTTCAAAAGCTTTTGCAATTACTCATTTTtctgactttttttttctttttggatggCTTTTTTCTGACTTCGAATAAGTATGTGATTGACCAACATGatggatttttaattttatgagtcTTTATATCACGTTAATCCTTAAATTTTCTGGTTCATGTGATGggataaaacttttttttttctttttcagacTGCTCTTATTGATCCAGGTTCAAAACCCAGAATTCAGAAACCCGGATTTTTCGGGTTtaacccggaccggacccggatGCAAGAAAACCGGGTTAACATCCGCGTCCGGTGTAATGAAAACGGTATCCGGGTCCAGAATCGGGAAGgccaaacccggacccggacccggcttttgccatccctagttttGATAGAACCTCGCATCAATGGGAGTAAAGTCGATGAgttcattaaaaaaagtgGGTTTGACAATTCACATCGTGTGGAGCCAGTGGGGTTCTCTAGAGGAATTTGGCTGCTTTAGCAGAATGTTATAGAGGTGGAGGTGTTGATAAACCATCGGCAATTTATTCACTTTCGGATTAGCATGAATAAGGGTTTTGTGTCTTGGACAACGGCTGTTTACGATAGCCCAAATCCAATGCTACGAAGACAGCTGTGGAAGCATCTAGATAACCTTGCTCTTTCAATTCAAGGACCTTGGCTGATTGGTGGGGATTTGAATTCGATATTGTACGCTTCTGAAAAACAGGGGGGAGCTACAGGGCAGTCAGGAGTTTGTGGCTTGTTCCGGCAGTGGTTTGATGGTAATCAACTTTTCAACTTAAAGTTCAAAGGCCCACGGTTTACTTGGTCTCGtggatttcttttcaaaagattAGATAGAGCTCTTTGCAATAATGAGTGGCTATTAAAGTTTGCGGATAACTCAGTTCTCCATCTTCCGAAGGTTGCTTCAGATCATCGACCGGTGCTAGTTCGGTTTGAGAGAGCTGAATGTCGACAGCAAGGTAATAGGCCCTTTCGGTTCTTGGCTTCTTGGCTAACTCATgatcattttaataattttgttaagcAGACGTGGGACCCTAAATCTTACTATAGCGACGCTGCATCTCTTTTTGTCAAGAAGGTTCAAGTTTGGAATCGAGAGGTTTTTGGGAATATTTTTCAGCGGAAACGTCGATTAATGGCTCGGGTTATCGGGATTCAAGCAGCCTTGGAGAATTATAGTTCGAGAGGGTTAATGCGCCTAGAGGCCAATTTGCGGAAAGAATTGGAGATGGTGATGGGGCATGAGGATATTTTTTTGTGGCAAAAATCAAGAAACGACTGGATTATGCATGGGGACAGAAATACCAGGTTCTTTCACCAAAAAACTATTGTTCGCAGGAGGCGAAATAGAATTAAAGCCATCCAGGATAATTCGGGTAATTGGTTGTACAATGAGGAAGAAATCCGAAATTGCAGTGGGGTATTTCTCTTCATTATTCACAAGTGAGGCTGAAAGTTCTCAAGTTTACCATGTTCTGAATTATTTCTCGGTTTGGATGCTCATGATACCGACTGTGTCACCAACCCTGTTTTGGAAATAGAAATCAAGAATGTTGTCTTTAGTATGAAACCGCTAAAGGCCCCAGGTATGGATGGTTtgcatgttattttttatcaatctCAATGGCCAGTTGTTGGGCCTTCTTTATGTAAGTTTATCGGTGACATTTTTAATTCTGGCAAGCTTCCTCAAGAGGTTAATACTACCCTGTTGGTATTGACCCCTAAAGTGGAGCATCCtactaatttaaaaatgttcAGACCTATCAGCCTATGTACAGTCGCTTATAAAACAGTGACTAAAATAATAGCTAACCGCCTGCAAGCTGTGCTGCCTAAAATTATAGGACCCTATTAGACAAGTGTTGTTCCTGGCCGTCATATTATAGACAATATTGTTGTTGCTCAGGAAGTGGTACATACTATGCAACGAAAAACTGGTAAGAGAGGGCTTATGGTTATCAAGGTGGATCTTGAGAAGGCGTATGATCGACTTAATTGGTCTTTTATCTTTGATACTCTCAAGCTAACTGGAATTTCGATTCATTTATCTAGGATCATCATGGAATGTATAACTACAGCTAAAATGAGTGTTCTGTGGAACAGAGAGATTACTGAGGAATTTTCTCCGGGGCGAGGAATCCGACAGGGCGATCCCCTGTCTCCCTATATTTTTGTTCTCTGCATTGAGCGTTTGAGCCATGGTATTTCCCAAGCAATAATGGAGGGCAGTTGGAAACCAATCTGTTTGACCAAACAGGGAACTCCACTAACCCATCTTTTTTGCTGAcgatttacttttatttgcaGAAGCCTCGATTGATCAAGCCTATATCATTGACACAGTTTTGGAGAATTATTGTCTGAAATCCGAAGCTAAGGTGAATAAGTCAAAAACCAAagtttttttctctaaaaatgTGCTAGCTAGAGATGCCCAGCTTATTGGTGATGCCTTGGGGTTTTCGGCTACGAAGGATTTGGGTTGTTATCTTGGAATGCCTTTAATTCATTCTCGGGTGAACAAAGCCACTTACCAATCAATTCTAGATAAGGTGGACATGCGGCTTACTGGTTGGAATGCGGCTTATTTAACCTTTGCTGGAAGAGTTACTTCGGCTCGTTTATCCTTCATGCTTTGAGAGACTGCCATTGTATTAAACGAGATTGGTTTAGTCTTGTTCCAGAGGGTGAGCATTCCTCCTTTTTTCACGATAATTTACATAAATTGATAATGGTTAACCTCCAGAATAAGAGAAGGTTCATGAACCAGATCCCTTGGGAGTGTGTTTTCGGTGTGGCTGTTTGGAGATTATGGTTCTGGAGAAACCATTTCATGGTAGAAGGGAAGTTGGTGGATAACTCAACAATTAATATGGATATTATGGCTAGAGCAAATGAAATTCATAGAGTGAATAAGTCTCACATGAGTCAGCAACCGAGGAGAAAAGAGATGTTTATCGACTGGCAACCTCCCCCATGGCCTTGGTGCAAATTAAATATGGATGGATCTTGTAGAAATTTTGGGGAAGCAGGGGCTGTTGGGTGTTATTCGTGATTCTGTTGGGCACTGGATTTCTGGATTTTGTATGAATATTGGGGAGTGCTCGGTGCTTATGGCTGAGCTATGGGGTCTTTACCAAGGCTTAGTCCTAGTGTGGGATGCTGGTATAAAATGCCTTTTGGTGGAAGTGGACAGTCTTTGTGTTTCACAGATGATCTCTAAGCAGGTGGTCGTGCCTAATGCTTTCTATGCTATAGTGGTTGCTGTCCGGGATCTTTTAACCAGAAATTGGCAAATTTCTATCACACACATCTTTCGTGAAGCGAACTCAGCTGCGGATTTCATGGCTAACCAGGTTCATTCAGTTCCTCATGGATTGCATCTATTTACAAGCCCGCCTGTGggtatttattcaattatgcTGCAAGACATGTTTGGGGTTACTCAACCCCGTTTTGTTCGAATTTAGCTCGTTCTTTTGCACcccttttaataaaaaaaaatgctatgaGAATGAAAACGATTTCGCCTGCCTGAAGCTGAAGGATTTAATTCATTGCATCACTATTTACAGTGCAGATTGTGTTGCTGATACATCAAGAAAACCTAGGATCAAGGGTCCTGATTTATTCTCTCACttcattacaattttttttcgtATGTAACAAAATCATAGCCGTTATCTACAATTATTCTATATCTTTCTAGGTTTCTCTCATGTGTTAACTTTTCACCGTAGCCCTCTGATTAAAACCTTAACTTGATAATCAAATCTGGAGCTGCTGCCGATGTAttgtacaatattaaaaaattaacaagttCTTTGTCAGgcattttatcaaacacatgAATGTATCCTCAAACACCTTTTAACTTAACTAACAATATAGCAAAGACAAATGATGAGACCGAACAATTGACAAATCAACCATGGTGCAAACAAGTTctgtaggaaaaaaaattgagtaatgttaaataataatgaataataatatttttaatcaattataagtattgacatgattatttatttaacatcaaacatatataaaaacgTATTTACGGTCAGCTAAGCTACGCTAAAAAAGGGCGGGTTTAGTTTCATCTAAGGTATCACTTATATTAAATCATTAGAGAGAAattagcttaattaattacctgCCAACCCCAGCCATTTAATGTTTCATCAGAAAAAAATTCACCAAGAATATGGCaagatttttttccctcttgaAGCTACGATTCCTGAGAATATCCAGGCGAGGGTATCTGTGCCTTGTGAAGCTCCATCTATACCATTACAAACTTGATTTACTGGATATTTCAGAGGCATATCATATTGAGCTGCTACAGTTTACATGTTTTCTAAATAATTCTTCAATTTCGAAACATTCTTCGAAGGCCAGTCGAAATTTTAAGTTCATTCAATAGATAAAACTCCACAGGAAAGTTCTTCTCCAGTATAGATATCTGCATGTTACAAAATCCTGAATCTAAATACTGTTGTCCGAATTTTACAAGACATAAATTAGAATCAGAAATAACGTTTGCACTAAAACCCGTACACGAATGAGTAAATCTCAACTGAACGAGAATTCATTAGttggaatataaaataatttgtattataattgATGTGACAAATGACATCACGCTCACGCAAGcgcaattttattaattaatataaagtaACGTACT contains these protein-coding regions:
- the LOC102612797 gene encoding uncharacterized protein LOC102612797 isoform X23, translated to MEFNFGRIDGRTAPSRSSPSPSSQSSSYSSDDQARRGGNYSMGPDLLNNPRLLYTLQREIEKEIIRHEIIAAEIERRRLPEEEVRRELMIEREMAMYRAREMGLSIDDRLLMQLYTRYLWFPFSRNLGLGFGHDVLPSTLPHFSHGLWSGLDVNNKDELTMLGKPDSNICGSKQKAATPPAGSGKLPSTSSNKPKKWSCALCQVSATTERGLYVHLQGKKHKAKVARLLRDNKMCSNSTSSTSKKSTESRGGAGQKMKTKVQEESAKATKTVVGSNQKVKGGLDEHLQGKKHKAKEEELLGAQKWTKKSTESRDIAGQEMKTKVEEKSVKANKTVVGSDQKGEGGQAQQVKLYPNLCGSKQEAATLPADSGKPCSTGSKKPMHWSCALCQVSSTSKRNLDEHLRGKKHKAKEEELLGDQKWKKKSRESRDITGQEIKTKVEEESVKANKTVVGSDQKGEGGQAQQVKPYPNLCGSNQEAATLPADSGKPCSTGSKKPMHWSCALCRVSSTSKRDLDEHLRGKKHEAKEEELLGGQKWTKKSTESIDSAGQEMKTKVEEESVKANKTVVGSDQKGEGGQAQQVKPYPNLCGSKQEAATLPADSGKPCSTGSKKPMHWSCALCQVSSTSKRDLDEHLRGKKHKAKEEELLGAQKWTKKSTESRDIAGQEMKTKVEEKSVKANKIVVGSDQKGEGGQAQQVKPYPNLCGSKQEATTLPADSGKPCSTGSKKPMHWSCALCQVSSTSKRNLDEHLRGKKHKAKEEGLEREKKHMARSNESKKNDEAVSLTTSTTIVTPLEPTEKVEDEDVVAKESNEETVDGVIENAEDEEVVVYRGRQSGPDAADSLLC
- the LOC102612797 gene encoding uncharacterized protein LOC102612797 isoform X21; the encoded protein is MEFNFGRIDGRTAPSRSSPSPSSQSSSYSSDDQARRGGNYSMGPDLLNNPRLLYTLQREIEKEIIRHEIIAAEIERRRLPEEEVRRELMIEREMAMYRAREMGLSIDDRLLMQLYTRYLWFPFSRNLGLGFGHDVLPSTLPHFSHGLWSGLDVNNKDELTMLGKPDSNICGSKQKAATPAAGSGELPSTSSNKPTKWSCALCQVSATTARGLYAHLQGKKHKAKEKLLRDLKMFIISTSKKSTESRDSGGHEMKTKVQKESVKGNKTVVDLDQKVKGGLDGHSQRKKHKAKVARLLRDNKMCSNSTSSTSKKSTESRGGAGQKMKTKVQEESAKATKTVVGSNQKVKGGLDEHLQGKKHKAKEEELLGAQKWTKKSTESRDIAGQEMKTKVEEKSVKANKTVVGSDQKGEGGQAQQVKLYPNLCGSKQEAATLPADSGKPCSTGSKKPMHWSCALCQVSSTSKRNLDEHLRGKKHKAKEEELLGDQKWKKKSRESRDITGQEIKTKVEEESVKANKTVVGSDQKGEGGQAQQVKPYPNLCGSNQEAATLPADSGKPCSTGSKKPMHWSCALCRVSSTSKRDLDEHLRGKKHEAKEEELLGGQKWTKKSTESIDSAGQEMKTKVEEESVKANKTVVGSDQKGEGGQAQQVKPYPNLCGSKQEAATLPADSGKPCSTGSKKPMHWSCALCQVSSTSKRDLDEHLRGKKHKAKEEELLGAQKWTKKSTESRDIAGQEMKTKVEEKSVKANKIVVGSDQKGEGGQAQQVKPYPNLCGSKQEATTLPADSGKPCSTGSKKPMHWSCALCQVSSTSKRNLDEHLRGKKHKAKEEGLEREKKHMARSNESKKNDEAVSLTTSTTIVTPLEPTEKVEDEDVVAKESNEETVDGVIENAEDEEVVVYRGRQSGPDAADSLLC
- the LOC102612797 gene encoding uncharacterized protein LOC102612797 isoform X22, coding for MEFNFGRIDGRTAPSRSSPSPSSQSSSYSSDDQARRGGNYSMGPDLLNNPRLLYTLQREIEKEIIRHEIIAAEIERRRLPEEEVRRELMIEREMAMYRAREMGLSIDDRLLMQLYTRYLWFPFSRNLGLGFGHDVLPSTLPHFSHGLWSGLDVNNKDELTMLGKPDSNICGSKQKAATPPAGSGKLPSTSSNKPKKWSCALCQVSATTERGLYVHLQGKNHKAKKNLLRDLKMFIISTSKKSTESRDSGGQEMKTKVQKESVKGNKTVVDLDQKVEGGLDGHSQRKKHKAKVARLLRGKKMCGNFTSSVSKKSTESRGGAGQKMKTKVQEESAKATKTVVGSNQKVKGGLDEHLQGKKHKAKEEELLGAQKWTKKSTESRDIAGQEMKTKVEEKSVKANKTVVGSDQKGEGGQAQQVKLYPNLCGSKQEAATLPADSGKPCSTGSKKPMHWSCALCQVSSTSKRNLDEHLRGKKHKAKEEELLGDQKWKKKSRESRDITGQEIKTKVEEESVKANKTVVGSDQKGEGGQAQQVKPYPNLCGSNQEAATLPADSGKPCSTGSKKPMHWSCALCRVSSTSKRDLDEHLRGKKHEAKEEELLGGQKWTKKSTESIDSAGQEMKTKVEEESVKANKTVVGSDQKGEGGQAQQVKPYPNLCGSKQEAATLPADSGKPCSTGSKKPMHWSCALCQVSSTSKRDLDEHLRGKKHKAKEEELLGAQKWTKKSTESRDIAGQEMKTKVEEKSVKANKIVVGSDQKGEGGQAQQVKPYPNLCGSKQEATTLPADSGKPCSTGSKKPMHWSCALCQVSSTSKRNLDEHLRGKKHKAKEEGLEREKKHMARSNESKKNDEAVSLTTSTTIVTPLEPTEKVEDEDVVAKESNEETVDGVIENAEDEEVVVYRGRQSGPDAADSLLC